A part of Capsicum annuum cultivar UCD-10X-F1 chromosome 6, UCD10Xv1.1, whole genome shotgun sequence genomic DNA contains:
- the LOC107876039 gene encoding uncharacterized protein LOC107876039 isoform X1, translated as MPKDRRVNLSSFNGTKVSPYACSSKNTDLELKSSLPSVENEREWEEAKCPICIEHPHNAVLLVCSSGEKGCRPFMCDTSYRHSNCLDQFCKLSSGKQSEVQQTTSRAMLRRGNQQPELVCPLCRGQITGWIVVEAARKFMNSKQRNCSLETCNFSGNYGELRNHARLEHPSDKPAEADPQRLVDWRRLETQRDLGDTLSAYQVPPIGEDVPGDEFFELPHGLFDFLDEFSEAEGGLSEDSNSLMDFEFDFSFLNDFPDFTWSHEELRMGNEG; from the coding sequence ATGCCAAAAGATAGAAGGGTAAATTTGTCGTCCTTCAACGGGACAAAGGTATCTCCTTATGCTTGCAGCTCAAAGAATACTGACCTAGAGTTAAAGAGCTCTTTGCCATCAGTAGAGAATGAAAGAGAATGGGAAGAAGCTAAGTGTCCTATATGTATTGAGCATCCACACAATGCTGTTCTTCTAGTTTGTTCATCAGGGGAAAAGGGTTGCCGGCCTTTTATGTGTGACACAAGTTACCGTCATTCAAATTGTCTTGATCAATTTTGTAAACTATCATCTGGAAAACAATCAGAAGTTCAACAAACTACATCGAGGGCGATGCTCCGCAGGGGAAATCAGCAACCAGAGCTTGTCTGCCCTCTTTGCCGGGGACAGATTACTGGATGGATTGTTGTAGAGGCAGCTCgtaaattcatgaattccaaaCAGAGGAATTGTTCCTTGGAGACTTGCAATTTTAGTGGCAATTATGGAGAACTAAGAAATCACGCCAGGCTTGAGCATCCCTCAGATAAGCCAGCCGAGGCTGACCCTCAACGACTGGTTGATTGGAGGAGGTTGGAGACTCAAAGAGACTTGGGGGATACTCTCAGTGCATATCAGGTGCCGCCAATTGGTGAAGACGTTCCTGGAGATGAGTTCTTTGAGCTGCCTCATGGTCTATTTGACTTCCTAGATGAATTCTCTGAGGCTGAGGGTGGATTAAGCGAAGACAGCAATTCGTTAatggattttgaatttgatttctcCTTCCTGAACGACTTCCCAGATTTTACTTGGTCACATGAAGAGTTGAGGATGGGGAATGAGGGCTAG